In one Streptomyces marincola genomic region, the following are encoded:
- a CDS encoding hotdog family protein gives MADFSINYEDLYDMRDGMHQLAKRAADGGGDGKFAEMGNNNPGDNTAIFGNSYLSQQFSVFFRMCRTRTEKASEKLEQFGDTFGGVADAVFQQDAQIASGAASASAKAEFNRWRGEVERHENWVEATEEWNAYLEEIGAAEYFAEHPGAQMGEVCKEDDRPAFCDTWEQDVSDLNAPHQPGEEPPVPDENPPSRMRFTNPDGSTTEITLSYDENYTITSETTTTTLEDGQEFVSTTEYTYGDDGQVTQEDVTVTLPDGGEMTTVTEYSGELNEDVGFDNRDYTSTTNGPDESTTVEEVTIDDETGAGTKTVTTTEVDDDGNEEVTVEEYTRPGPTDDWEPVEK, from the coding sequence ATGGCCGACTTCTCGATCAACTACGAAGACCTGTACGACATGCGGGACGGCATGCACCAGCTCGCCAAACGGGCCGCCGACGGGGGCGGCGACGGCAAGTTCGCGGAGATGGGCAACAACAACCCGGGCGACAACACGGCCATCTTCGGGAACAGCTACCTGTCCCAGCAGTTCAGCGTCTTCTTCCGGATGTGCAGGACCCGCACGGAGAAGGCCAGCGAGAAGCTGGAGCAGTTCGGCGACACCTTCGGCGGCGTGGCCGACGCCGTGTTCCAGCAGGACGCGCAGATCGCCAGCGGTGCCGCGTCCGCCTCCGCCAAGGCGGAGTTCAACCGCTGGCGCGGCGAGGTCGAGCGGCACGAGAACTGGGTCGAGGCCACCGAGGAGTGGAACGCCTACCTGGAGGAGATCGGCGCGGCCGAGTACTTCGCGGAGCACCCCGGCGCCCAGATGGGCGAGGTGTGCAAGGAGGACGACCGGCCCGCCTTCTGCGACACGTGGGAGCAGGACGTCTCCGACCTCAACGCGCCGCACCAGCCGGGCGAGGAGCCGCCCGTCCCGGACGAGAACCCGCCCAGCCGCATGCGGTTCACCAACCCCGACGGCTCGACGACGGAGATCACGCTCTCCTACGACGAGAACTACACGATCACCAGCGAGACGACGACCACGACGCTTGAGGACGGCCAGGAGTTCGTCTCGACCACCGAGTACACCTACGGCGACGACGGCCAGGTGACGCAGGAGGACGTGACGGTCACGCTGCCGGACGGCGGGGAGATGACGACGGTCACGGAGTACTCGGGCGAGCTGAACGAGGACGTCGGCTTCGACAACCGCGACTACACCAGCACCACCAACGGGCCGGACGAGAGCACGACGGTCGAGGAAGTCACGATCGACGACGAGACCGGCGCGGGCACCAAGACGGTCACCACCACCGAGGTCGACGACGACGGCAACGAGGAGGTGACCGTCGAGGAGTACACCCGCCCCGGACCCACCGACGACTGGGAACCCGTGGAGAAGTGA